DNA sequence from the Chloroflexota bacterium genome:
TGTCGGGCTCGGATACGCACGGGACCCCCATCACCGTGCGCGCGGAGGAGGAGGGGATCACCCCTCGGGAGGTCGTGGATCGCTATCACCCGCGCTTCCTGGAGCTCTTCCAGCGGTTGGGGATCGCCTTTGATCTCTTCACGGAGACGGATACGGAGAATCATTGGGCTGTGACGCAGGATATGTTCCTGCGCCATCTGGAGCGTGAATACATCTACAAGGACATTCAGCAGGCGCTGTACTGCAACCACCATCACGGTTTCCTGGCCGATCGCTACGTGGAGGGCACATGTCCGTACTGCGATTACGAGGGGGCCCGGGGGGATCAGTGCGATAACTGTGGGCGCACGCTGGATGCCATCGAGCTGAAGAACCCGCGCTGCAAGGTGTGCGGCAGCACAGAGATCATCGTCCGGGAGACGGAGCACTTCTTCCTGGATCTGGCCAAGCTCAACGGACCGCTGCTGGAGTGGATTCGCCGCGACAAGGAGCATTGGCGCCCCAGCGTGCTCAACTTCACCCGGGCGCAGCTGGAGTCGGGCGAGCTGCGCGGCCGCCCCATCACCCGGGACATCCAGTGGGGGATCCCGATCCCGCTGCCCGGCTATGAGAGCAAACGCATCTACGTGTGGTACGACGCCGTGATCGGCTACCTGTCCGCAACCAAGGAGTGGGCGAAGATCACCGGCCAGCCGGATGCCTGGCGGGAGTGGTGGGAGACCGACATCGCGCCCGATGTCAAGTCGTACTACTTCATCGGCAAGGACAACATCCCATTCCACACCATCATCTGGCCCGGCATGCTCTATGCGTACGGCGGCCTGAACCTGCCCTACGATGTCCCGGCCAACGAATATCTGAACGTGGAGGGAGCCAAGCTCTCCAAGTCCCGGCGCTGGGTCATCGAGGTTCTGGATGTGCTGGATCGCTATGACCCGGACCCCTGGCGGTATATCCTGACCATCAACGCTCCGGAGACCTCGGACGTCAACTTCACGTGGGAGGAGTTCGTCCGCCGCAACAACACGGAACTCGTCGCCACGTGGGGGAATCTGGCCAACCGCGTGCTCAGCTTCGCCTATCGCCGGTTCGATGGGCGGGTCCCGCAGCCGGGCGATCTCGACGAGATCGATCAAGCCCTGCTGAACACGGTGAAAGACGGTTTCGACAGCGTGGGGCGACAGATCGAGGGATGTCACTTCAAGGCTGCCCTCACGGAGGCGATGGGATTGGCCCAGGAGGCCAATCGCTATCTGAACGTGAAGGAGCCGTGGAAGCAGATCAAGGAGGATCCCGCCGCGGCGGCCACTACCATCTACGTCTGTCTCCAGGCGATCGATTGGCTGCGGGTGATCTTCAGCCCGTTCCTGCCCTTCTCCTCGCAGAAGCTGCACGAGTACCTGGGGCATGAGGGTTCCATCTTCGGGCGGCAGTACGTGGAGGAGTACCACGAGACGGAGCGATCTCATCTGGCGCTGCGATATGATCGTTCCGATCTGGCGGCCCGGTGGGCGGCCGATCCGTTGCCGCCCGGCCAGCCGTTGCGGCTCCCCCAACCCCTGTTCCGCAAGTTGGACGAGTCCGTCGCCGAGGAGGAGGTGGAGCGCTTGCTGGCGAAGAGCGGGACGCCTACCCATTGACCTGGAAAGGCCCCCACCCGCCGGTGGGGGCCTTGTCGATCCCTCCCTGATGACTTGCTTTTCCCCACGGCTGGCGTAGAATAACGAGGGTGCCTGCCCGTGGGTGGGGTCCTACAGTCTGAACTCCTGGAGGCCCGGTAATCATGAGCTCCTCTCGTCTGCTCATCCTCGGTATTATCCTCTCGTTGGCCATTATCGGAGCCGCGTTGTTCATCACGAGCCGGCGCGCTGCCGCGCCGGAGGCCGCTTTGGCTTCCCCGACGGTGACCACACCGCCGCCGACGGAGACGCCCCTGCCGCCCACTCCCACCCCCACGGCGACGGCGACGGAGGTCAGCCCGACCCGACCGCAGGAGGAGATCACGGCGACCGTGCCCGTGGAGGTCACGGCGACGGTCGAGGTCACGGGTACTGTGCAGGCGACCGAGGTGATCACGACGCCTCCGATCACCTCGACCGTGGAGGCGGCCGGGGAGGTCCTCACGGGAACGCCTGAGCAGCTCACGCCGACGCCGACTCCCAGTCCGACGGCGACGGAGGCCGCTCCGACAGAGACGCCCACGCCCAGCCCAACGGCGACCCTGACCGTCGCGATCACGCCGACCTGGACACCGACCCCCACCCTGTCCGCTACGCCCAGCCCGACGGCCACTCCCTCCGATACGCCGACGCCGGCGCTGCCTACACCCACGCCTTCCGCTACGCCCAGCCCGACGAGCACACCGTCGCTGACGGCCACGCCGACCTGGACGCCGACCTCCACTCCATCCGCCACGCCCAGCCCGACGGTGACTCCCTCCGATACGCCGACGCCGGCGCCGCCCACACCTACCCCGACGGTCACGCCGACGCCCGTGATCCCGCCGACGGACACGCCCACGGCGACGCCGACGCCGCAGTTGCCCACTCCCACCCCGACGGCCTCGGCCACCCCCAGCGCGACGCCCACGCCCGTGCCGCCTACACCCACCCCGAGCCCGACGCCTCCCCCTTCGGCCGGGCTACCGGCGGGCGCTGTGGTCCGCTTCGCCTATGAGAGCCAGAGCCTCCATGTGGATCGCGAGGCCGTTTACTACGAGGACGGGCGGGTGGTGATCCAGGATCATCGACGGCAGGGCGAGTGGTTGCTGCACGGCCAGCCGGAGGATGTCTCGGGGCTGCTGGAGCAGTTGGCGCAGCGAGGCTTCTTCGATCTCGCCCAGGAGCGCTTTGGGTCGCCGTGCGCTACGTGCCTGACCTATCACCTGGCGGCCCGGTATCAGGGGCAGGAGCGGGTGATCCGGGTGGACACCCCACCGTGGATCACGGCCAGCCAGCTGCCGCGTGAGCTGGGCGCGCTGCGACATACCATCGCGCAATTGCAGATGGCCATCGATTCCACCATCGCCAGCTATCCGCCGGGCGAGGTTCATCTGCCCACGCCCACGCCCACGCCTCCGAGCTTCACGTTCGGCCCGCCGCAGGTGGTCGGAGATCTGGAGGTGGCGGCCGCGGCCCCGCTGATCGCCACCGAACTTCCCGGCACGCCCGTGTTGCGGCCGGAGCGCAGTCGCTTCCTGATCGTGCCATTGCGATTGACCAATCGCAGCGGGACGTATCAGCAGCTTGCCGCCAGCTCGACCTTCGGCGAGGGCTTGATGGATAGCCGGGGCCGGAGATACGAGGCCGGGGTGGCGGCCAGCAATCGCTACGCGGAGTTGCATGGGCTGACCTCGTTGACCTTCTACAAGCTGGCCCCGTGGAGCATCGTGCAGGGCGTGCTGGTCTTCGATGTGCCGGCGGATGCCCGTGGGTTCCGGCTCACGGTGAAGGATGCCGATCCGCCCAGCAGTGCCCCGCCCACGATCGTGATCAAGCTGCCGGAGCCACAGTAACGGCCTTCGAAAGAGCGTTCGTTTCAAGATAGCGCGCTTCGCATTCGGGGGGAGAGCCGTGCGAGATCGATTCTCCATCGCAGGAAGGCCGCGGCTGTGGCTGGGGCTCATCGTGGTGTTTTATGTCATCCTCGCCAGCCTGTACGCGGTCTACACGCCCGCCTGGCAATCCCCGGACGAGCCGGCTCATTACAACTACATTCGTCATCTGGCGGAGACCGGGCGTCCGCCCGTCCTGCGGATGGGGGATTACGACCAGGCATATCTGGAGGAGATCAAGGCGCGTCGATTCCCGCCGGATATGTCCATCGCCCCCATCCGCTACGAGTCTCATCAGCCACCCCTCTACTACCTGCTGGCCACGCCGATCTATTGGATCGGCGGCGGCCGGCTGTTGCCCCTTCGGCTCTTCAGCGTCGCCCTTGGGGCCTGCCTTCTCCTCGTCACGTACCTCCTGATCCGCATGGTCTTTCCCCGGCGCGTTGACCTGGCGCTGGGGGGGACGGCCTTCGTCGCCTTTCTGCCCCAGCACGTGGCCATGAGCGCCGCCGTGAACAACGACATCCTGGCGGAGCTGATCCTGGCGGGGTGTGTGGTCCTGTCACTGGCCTACATGCGCGGCGGGGATGACGAGCAGACGGCTCGGGGGCAGTTGTTGAGCCTGAGCCTGCTGATGGGGTTGGGTTTCTGGACGAAGACCGCGGCATATCTGGCGCTTCCACTGGTGTTGTTGGCGATCCTCTGGCGGGGGATGACGAGCGGGCGGCTGCCGGGCCGACATCTCCTCTGGGGGCTGGGGCCTGGGTTGTTGCTGGGATTGCCCTGGTGGGCGCGCAACTGGATCGTGTACGGGCCGGGCGATGTGTTGGGCCTGCGGCGACACGGTGAGGTGGTGGTGGGGCAGCCGCGCACGGCGGAGTGGCTGGGGCAGATGGGGGCGCTCTCCTTCCTCCGCCAGGCGGCGGCGACCACCTTCCGTAGCTTCTGGGGCCAGTTCGGCTGGATGGGCGTGCTCATGGACAGCCGCATCTACCTGGCGCTGGGCATCCTCAGCGGCATTGCCCTGGTGGGGTGTCTGTGGGCACTGTGGGCGTTGTTTCGCTCCGAGGAGCGGGCGGCTTATGGACAGCCGTTGGGATTCCTGTTCGCCTGGCTCCTGCTCACCGTGGCGGCCTACGTGTGGTACAACCTGACGTTCGTGCAGCATCAGGGGCGTTACCTGTTCCCGGCGCTGCCCGTCTGGGGGCTGTGTTTCGCGTTGGGGATGGATCAGGCGCTACGGGCTCGGACCAGTCGGTGGCTGGCCGGCGGGTGGCTCGTCCTGGCCGCCGCGGCCGTTGGCGTGGGGCTCCTGAGCGGGCGTCTCCATAAGTGGTTCATCGCCTTGAGCGGAGGGACGGGGATAGCGCTGGGTGTGAACGCCCTGCTGAACGGGAGACTACGCTGTTTGGGCTTGTTCCTGATCTATGTCGGATTAGGCGTCCTGGATCTGCTCGCTTTGTTCGGGTTCATCGTCCCGCAGCTCACGCGGTAACCTTTGCCGCCGCGCCTGGCAGCGCTACCTGTGCGAAAGGAAAAGGCCACCGATCGGTGGCCTTTCTCGCTCCCCTCAACCGGCTAAGGACGGAGGTCTCTCCTCCGGACCCGTTGCCTATTCCCCCTGTTGATGCCGGAAATCCACGAATCGATATCCCACGCCGCGCTCGGTGAAGATGTAGCGCGGGTTGCTGGGGTCCGGCTCGATCTTTTTGCGCAGGTAGGTGATGTACAGACGCAATAGCTGGTTCTCGTCCCGGTACTCTGGCCCCCATACCTTGCTGAGCAACTGATCGTGGGGGATGATCCAGCCTGCGTTCTGCACCAGGTGGTACAGGAGGCGGTACTCCGTCGGCCGGAGGCTGATCCGCTTCCCCTCCACGATCACGTTTCTTCGTGGGAAATCGATGGTGAGGCGGTCGTCGATGACCAGAGGGCTGGTCTGGTCGACGGCGCCGGCCATATCCACCCGGCGGAGTACCGCGCGGATGCGGCTGGCCAGCTCGCGAGGGCTGAACGGCTTCGTGACGTAATCGTCGGCGCCCAGGTCCAGGCCGCGAATGCGATCTTCCTCCTCAGATCGCACCGTCAGCATGATCACCGGCACCGTGGAGAACTCCCGGATGCGGGCCAGGGTCTCGAAGCCGTCCATCTCCGGCATGGCGACGTCCAGCAAGACCAGGTCTGGCAGGTCCTCGCGCACTTTATCCAGCGCCTCGAGGCCGTTATACGCCTCCGTCACGCGAAATCCCTCCAGCTCCAGGTTCATGCGCACGAAGCGGACCATGCGCTTCTCGTCGTCCACGACCAGAATCAGGGGATGCTCAGACACGGGCATACGGGCAACCTCTCTCAGCGACGCGGCAGGGAGAAGAAGAACGTGCTGCCTTTCCCCGGCTCAGAGCGGAACCAGATGCGGCCGCCGTGGGCTTCGATCAGGGATTTGCACAGGAACAGCCCCAGGCCGGCCCCCTGGGTCTTGCGGCGCAGGCTGGAGTCCACGCGATAGAATCGCTGGAACAGCCGGCCCTGCTCCTCCGGCGGGATCCCAATCCCCTGATCGGCCACGTAGACGGTGACCGATTCCTCATCGGCCCACCCCCCGATGCGGATGATCCCGCCCTCTGGGGAATATTTGATGGCGTTGCTGATCAAGTTGTTCAGTACCTGTCGCAGCCGTTCCTCGTCGGCCAGCACGATCGGGAAATCGTCTGGGAAGTCCACCTCGAACTGATGGCGGTCCGTCTGGGTCGAGAAGCGCTCGACGACCTGGCGTACCAGCCGGGGGATGTTCACATCGCCCAATTCCAGCTTGAGCACGCCCGCCTGAATGCGAGAGGCGTCCAGGAGGTTGTCGATCAGGGCGTTCAGCCGGTCGCTCTCCTCCTCGATGACGCGCAGCCCCTCTCGCAGCGTTTCCTCGTCCCAATGGGCATCCTCGCGGGCCAGCGTCGTGGCGTACCCCTTGATCAGCGCTACGGGGGTCTTCAATTCGTGGGAGATGACGGAGATGAAGGTGCTCTTCATCTCCTCGGCCTCCCGGTACCGCGTGATGTCCACCACGTTCACGATGATATTTCGGAGGTGGCCGGCCTCGTCCCATAGCGGAGTGTAGCGGACGCCCACCACGACGCGCGAGCCGCCGGACTTGGCCAGCTCCCCCTCCACGTACACGGTGCCCTGGCGCGGCAGCTCCTGCTCCACGTTCTCCATCTCGTGGAGGTCCCTTCCCGTCGCGTTCTGCAGCGCCAGCACCTTATGGTAAGGTTGTCCCAGCGCGTCCTCGCGAGACCAGCCGGTCATGCGCAGCAAGGCTCGGTTGATCATCTCGATCCGGAGGTCGGGCTCCAGGATCATGATCCCGTCGGCCGAGTTCTCGATCACAGCGTCCAGTCGCTGCTTTTCGGCCACCAGTTCCGAGTACAGCCGGGCGTTGCGCACCGCGATGGCCGCTTGGGCTGCAAAGGCCGAGAGCAGTCGTCGGTCGTTGTGGGAGAAGGCCGCGCTCCCCGAACGGAAGAGATAGATAACCCCCAGCTGCTCCTCGTCGACGACCAGCGGCAGGGCGATCACCTGATCGAGGGGCATGCCGATCGCCGAGGCCACCGCCTGGAGGCGCAGCTCCAGGTCGGGAACGCGCCAGCCCGTGCGCCGCTGCAGGTCCACGAGTCGCGGGATGTCGGTCAGCAAGGGGGCGAAGCTGGATAGCAGGCGCGCGGGGATCCCATAGGAGGCCTTCACCACCAGGGAGCCATCGGCCTCGTGGAGGGCGATGATCCCCACCTCGGCCTCGACCATCTCGGCAGCGTAGGTCAGGATGAGCCGCAATACCGCGCCGAGTTCCAGCCGGGACGTCATCGCCCGGCTGATCTCCAGCAGATATTCTCTTTGGCGCAGTTGGTAAATCATTAAGGAGGACATTTCGCTACCATATTAGCGTACGCCGCACGGGTTGTCAAAGCCCTCGAGAGAAGTTGCCTCGTCCGGTCCCTATGTGGTATTATCATAGCTGAGGAAACGCACAAAGAAAGCACAAGTAGCGGACAAAAAACGCGATCCAACAAACTCCACGAAGTTCTCCCCCACGAAGAGGAGGCTCACCGAATGGCGAAAGAAGCGGTCTCAGATATCATCATAGGAAGGCTCCCCATCTACCTGCGTGAGTTGACCTACCTTGCGGAGGAGGGCCGGGAGATCACATCCTCACAGGAGCTCGGGGATCGACTTGGCATCAGCTCCGCGCAGATCCGCAAAGATCTCTCGCACTTCGGAGAGTTTGGAAAGCAGGGGACGGGATACCACATCGGGTTTCTGAGCGAGAAGCTGCGGGAGATCCTCCAGGTGGATCGGGTGTGGGATGTGGTCCTGGTGGGAGCGGGATACCTGGGTCACGCGTTGGCCAACTATGGGGGATTCCTGGGCAAAGGGTTCAACATCGTGGCCGTATTCGACAACGACCCTGAGAAGATCGGCCGCCCGTTGGGGCGTCTGATCGTGCAGGATAGCAAGGACCTGCCCCAGGCCATCAAGGAGAACCAGTGGCAGATCGCCATCCTGGCCGTGCCGGCCGCCGCCGCTCAGGAGGTCACCAATGTGTTGATCTCCTCCGGGATCCGGGCCATCCTCAACTACGCGCCCGTGATCCTGAACGTGCCGCCTGGGGTCCGGGTCCAGTACATCGATCCCGTGGTGGATCTGCAGCACATGACCTATTACCTGTGAGGTCTGGGGCCGGGTGAGGGGATCTTCCTTGCCCGGCTCTTCTCCTTTCTCCCCATTGTCCTCCCATCTCGTCCGTAGCCTGTTCGCGACCCCTCCTGCCCGTAAGCTGGGGCTTGGAGATCCCAGCCTGGGTTCGTCCACTTGATCTTATGTCGATATGCCCAGTGCCTGCCGGATCTCCTTCTGGGCGAAGGGGTCGCCCTCGGTGGCCAGCGCCTGGGATAAGGCCCCTCTCGCCGCGCTTCCCCCGATGCGGCCCAATGCCCAGGCCGCATGCCCTCGGATCAGCGGCTCGGGGTCGTGCAGGGCGCGAATCAAGGCCGGCACCGCGATGGGATCTCCCCAATTACCGATCGCGACGCACACGTTGCGAAGCAGCCCGCGCCTTTTGGCCCGAGCGATCGGGGTGCGTCGAAACCTCCTTCGGAACCCCTCCTCGTCCAGGGCCAGCAGCTCCAAGAGCGGCGGGCACCACCGCCTCAGATCCTCGGGAGAGGGCTCCGTCCGAGCGCGCGGCCCCGACCAGGGGCAGACGATCTGACATATGTCGCAGCCGAAGATCCAGTTGCCCATCAGCGGCCGCAGCTCGTGAGGGATCGCCCCGCGCAGCTCGATGGTCAGATAGGAGATGCAGCGACGGGCATCCAGCACGTACGCGTCGGCGAAGGCCTGGGTGGGACAGCGATCCAGGCAGCGCGTGCATCGGCCGCAGGTGCCGATCCGGTCGTCCGCCAGGCGCCAGGAGGGGATCTGTGACGGAAGCTCCTGTAGCTCGGGGGGAGGGTCCGGCTCCAGCGCCTCGGGGATCAGCATGACGCTCAGGAACAGCCACGAGCCGAGGGCGGGGTGGATCAGGCAGGTATTCCGCCCGATGAATCCCATCCCGGCCTGCATCGCCCAGTCGCGCTCCAGTACCGGGCCGGTGTCCACATAGCATCGGGCGCGATCCGTGCGCCCGGTCTCCTCGCGCAGGAAGGCGTCCAGCTCGAAGAGGCGGGGCCGAATCCAGTCGTGGTAGTCCGGCCCCCAGGCGTAGGCGGCGATCAGCCCTCGCGAGGGATCCTGGCGGATGGCAGCGGGCAGGCGCGGCGCCGGGTAGCGGGTGCCCAGGGCGACCACGGAGCGCGCCTCCGGCAGGACGCGGCGTGGATCCAGGCGTCGCTCCACATCTCGCGCCATGTAGGCCATCTCGCCGTGGTACCCGCGTGCCAGCCACTGGATCAGCGCGTCGGCGTGAGGCGCCCGGCCGGCCTCGGCGATCCGTACCAGGTCGAATCCCAGCTCGCGGGCCCGCTCCTTGAAGCGCTCCGTCAGCGTGGCCATTTATCCCTCGTCCTCGCGCTCGTGAGGTTCCGGCGCTGGCTCGATCTCCAGTGCCACCACGCCCAGAGCCTCCTTTTCCGGAGGGTAGATGGCCCGCAGCGCCCGTTCCAACTCCCCCGCGTCCATGCCGGGGGCGATGGCCTCGGCTGGCTCGTGGGCCAGCAGCGCCTGGAAGTTGGGGTAGTGGGCGATGCGACGAATGCGGTAGAGGTGCTCGTCATTCAATCGCAGGAAGTCTCCCTCTCGTAGCCGCCGGATGTTCGCGTAAGCGACCCGGACCTCGATCGTCTTACGGCCGGACAGGATCTCCTTCAGGTATTCGGGGCGTATCCAGAGCGTCTTCACGCGCGGTCCGCCGGAGGCTCTCTCGTTCATGGTGTGTTCCCTCGGCTCAAGGAGCTTGTCCTTTCATCCTTCACAACGGATTGTAGCACACGCCGTGGATAGCCCAAAAGGGTATCCAATAGAGATGCGACGGGGAGCATTGAAGGGCGCAGTCCCTCAAACCATTTGGATCCGCCATCCTAGTGGAAAGGAGACGTTTGAGGGTCAGTCCGATTTGATATACAATGATGCCCGTGGGTAGGGAGCCCTTCACAGCGCGCGCAAAGGAGCGTATGAGAATGGAGCGGAAACGGGCTGCTTGGACCGTGTGGTTGCTGGCGATCGTCATCGCGCTGATCGCCGTTGGCTGTGGCCGTCGCCGGGCGACGCCTACGCCGGAGCCGGTGACGTTGCGCTTCGCCTTCCGACAGAACATCGCCGACTATGAGACGTTGGCGGGACAGTTTCAGCAGGAGCACCCCGGGATCACCATCGAGTTGGTCCCCATCAACCCCATTCGCGGCGGGCTGAAGTCCATCGAGGGGCGTGAGATCGATGTGCTTCGATGGAGCCAGGACTTCCTGACGCCCGAACGCCTGGATCAGCTGGTCTCCCTGGACGAGATCATACTGGTGGATGAGACGTTCCCGCACGATGATATGGTCCGGGGCGCCTTGCGGACGCTCCAGCATCAGGGGGTGCAGTGGGGCATCCCCGCTGGGCTTGATTTCGTGGTCGCGTACTACAACGCGCCCCGGTTCGATCGCTTCGGGGTGACGCCGCCTACGGCGGATTGGTCACTGGATGATTTCCTGGCCGCGGCCGTCGCCGTCCATAACACCGAGGGTTTAAGCGGCGGGGCGGATTTCACCTACGGCTTCTGCAGCGAGCCCGACCAGGGTGACCCGATCTTCTTCACGTACCTCTTCGGCGGACGGCTGTTCGACGATCTGTCCGATCCCACTTATCCCACGCTGGACGATCCGGCCAACGTGGAGGCCGTGCAGTGGTATGCCAACCTCCATCTGCAGTACGGCGTGATGCCCGATCCGGACGAGCTTCGTCGGTACTTCCCGCGTGGCCGGATCTACGAGGCGATCGTGCGTGGCAAGTGTGGCCTGTGGCTGGGGCGATACTCGGACCGCGGTGGCAAGGCATGGGGATTCGAGTGGCAGAGCGAGGGGGTGATGCTCCCCCTGCCGCGCGGCCGGGCATCGTTCACGCTGATCTGGGTGGATGGCTACTTCCTCTTCGCCCAGTCTCAGCATCGCCAGGAGGCCTGGGAGTGGATCCGCTTCCTGCTCGATCACCAGGAGGCGGCAGGGCAGATGGCTCCTCCCCTGCAAACTCAGGTGCAATCCCCAGAGTACGCGGATCGCGTGGGGGAGAGCGTCGCGGGGATCGCCCGCTCGCTGGCCTCGAACCCCGTTTTCGTGCCGGCCGTCCTGGATCCGGCTCTGGGCGACGTGGTCGACCTTTACACGGACGCGGTGGTGAAAGTATTGAAGGGTGATGCGGAGGCGCTGGATGCTCTGACGGAGGCGCAGGCCCGGGCCAAGACGCTGTTCGGTGGCAGGGAGTGATCGGCCGCACCCCCGCCGCGATCGTCATTCCGTGCGCGGCGCCTGGACGTCCGGCGGGGGATTCCAGGCCAATTGTGCCGTCGTGCCGCCGTCCAGATAGATCACCTGCCCCGTCATCCAGGCGGCCGCATCCGAGCACAGGTACACGATGAGCCCGGCGACGTCCCGTGGGGTGCCCACTCGCCCGATGGGGATCGTGGGCCCGAACCGCTCCGGCGAATACCCCGGCGATTCCCAGTAGCGCTCCACCTCCACCACGCCGGGCGCCACCGCGTTCACCGTGATCCCATAAGGAGCCATCTCCAGCGCCATCACGCGCGTCATGCTGTCGATGCCGCCCTTGGTGGCCGCGTAGTGGGCGTGGTGAGGGACGGCGTAACGTCCCTGCACGGATGAGAGGTTCACGATGCGGCCGCGCACGCCGTGGTCGACCATGAATCGCGCGGCCGCCTGGGCCAGGAAGAACATCCCCTTCAGGTTGGTGGCATGGGTGCGATCCCACAGCTCCTCGTCCACCTCCAGAAACGGCCGGGGGATCGTGATGCCGCTGTTGTTGATCAGGATGTCCAGCCCTCCCAATTGTTGTACGGCCGCGCGGATGAGCCGGGCGCGGTCCTCCGGACGGGAGACGTCCGCCTGCACGGCGATAGCCCGCCGCCCGAGCGCCCGCGCTCGTGCGACCACCTCCTCTGCTCCCGTGGCCGTGCGGCGGTAATTGGCCACGATGTCGGCGCCCGCCTCCGCCAGCCCCAGGGCGACCCCGTGGCCGATGCCGCGCCCCGCCCCCGTGATGATGGCGACCTTTCCCTCCAAGATTCCCATTCCAGATCCTCCTATGAATTTCCAGACTGTGGATGCGTGTGCGTTTTCAGCAGCGCCCCGCGGGCGGTTCCGTGTC
Encoded proteins:
- a CDS encoding 3-oxoacyl-ACP reductase FabG, with product MGILEGKVAIITGAGRGIGHGVALGLAEAGADIVANYRRTATGAEEVVARARALGRRAIAVQADVSRPEDRARLIRAAVQQLGGLDILINNSGITIPRPFLEVDEELWDRTHATNLKGMFFLAQAAARFMVDHGVRGRIVNLSSVQGRYAVPHHAHYAATKGGIDSMTRVMALEMAPYGITVNAVAPGVVEVERYWESPGYSPERFGPTIPIGRVGTPRDVAGLIVYLCSDAAAWMTGQVIYLDGGTTAQLAWNPPPDVQAPRTE